GCGGCCCGCAGGGCGGAGGGGGCGCTTCTGTGCGAGTGCGGCTCCCCTCTTCTGGCGCGCTACCGGATCGGCAGGGGGGCCTTCAGGCGCGAGGACCTGGCCGGGCGCGCTCCGACTCTCTGGCGCTACGCGGAAGTCCTGCCCGGCGTGCCGCCGATCACGCTGGGGGAGGGGTTCACGCCGCTCGTCGAGGCGCGCCGTCTGGGGGCCGAGATCGGCCTCGGGTCCCTGTTCATCAAGGACGAGGCGGTCAATCCGACCGGCTCGTTCAAGGCGCGCGGCATGGCGGTCGCCGTGTCGGTGGCGGCGGCGCGGGGCGTGCGCGTGGCCGCCGCCCCGTCAGCCGGCAATGCCGGCGCGGCGCTCGCGGCCTACGGCGGGCGCGCCGGGATGGAGGTCCATCTGTTCCTGCCGGAGACCACGCCGCGGCCGTTCATCCTGGAGGCGCAGCGTTACGGCGCGCGCGTCCGCCTGGTGCCGGGATCGATCGCCGACGCCGGCCGCGTCATGCGCGAGACCCTCGGGCCGTCCGGCCGGGAGGGGGGCTGGTTCGATGTCTCCACGCTCCGGGAGCCGTTCCGCGTCGAGGGCAAGAAGACCATGGGGTACGAGATCGCCGAGCAGATGGGGTTCTCCCTGCCGGACGTCATCGTGTATCCGACCGGCGGGGGGACGGGGCTCATCGGGATGTGGAAGGCGTTCGACGAGATGGAGGGGCTCGGGTGGATCGGCCCGGCGAGACCGCGCATGATCTCGGTGCAGGCCGCGGGCTGCGCGCCGATCGTCAGGGCGTTCGAGGCCGGACGGGACGCGGCCGAGGCCTGGCCGGACCCGGTGACCGTCGCGTCGGGGCTGCGCGTTCCGTCGAGCCTCGGAGACCGGCTGATGCTGCAGGCGATCCGCGCCAGCGGAGGAACGGCCGTGGCCGTCGAAGATCGTGAGATGATCGATGCGGCCGGGCGCATCGGGTCGCGCGAGGGGATCGATGCCTGCCCGGAAGGAGGGGCGTCGCTGGCGGCCGTCGAGCGCCTCCGGAAAAGGGGTTCGATCGGGGCCGAAGAGAGGGTCGTCCTCTTCAACACCGGCACCGGTCTCAAGTACGCCGGCTAGACAGGCTCCTAAGGAGGTCGAACATGCGCCTGCAGGGTCCAGACAACCTCGTCCGGTTCGGCGCGGCCGTCCTTGGCGCCGCGCTCGTCGGCGTCCTCGGCGCGGCCTCGCTCCGCGCCTCCGTCGGCCGGGCGCCTGCCCCGGCCGGGCCGGGGACGGCATCGGCCACGCCGGCGGCATCCCCCTCCCCATCGCCCGGGCCGGCCCCCACTCCGGGCGCGGCCCCGTCCCCCGCGGCGGCGGCGACCCCCGAGACGGCCGGAACGCCCCAGGCCGCTCCCGGAACGCCCGCGGCGGTGGGAGAGCTGCCGCGCATCGTCCGGACGGTCTGCACCGATCGGGTCTGCGGCGGCTGCGACGGCAAGTGCCGCGCCAGCAGCGGCCACGTGGCGGTGGACAAGAAGGGGCACTGCGCCTGCACGCCGGCCGACGGCGGCGCGCTCGACCGGGCCATCCGCCAGGCGTATCAGAGGACCCCACCCCAGTGAGACGCCGGCCGGCGAGGCATCCGAAGGCGCGCCGGAGGGCCCGTGCGCCGCGCCGGACAGCGCGACGATCGGGGCCCGACCGCGGCCGGCTGCTCGATGCCGCGCGGCGGTTTCTCGCGGCCATCGGCGAAACCGGGCTGGCGCGCGACATGCGCAAGACTCCGGCCCGGGTGGCCGATGCCTGGAACGGCGAGATTGTCTCGGGCTATCGCTCCGACCCGCGCCGCATCCTGTCGCGGACCATCCTGGCGCAGGATCATGATCTCGTCGTGGTCCGTGACATTCCCTTCACCTCGGTCTGCGTGCACCACCTGCTGCCGTTTCACGGAACGGCGCACGTGGCCTACCTGCCGGGGGATCGGCTGGTCGGGCTCTCGAAGATCACCCGGGCGGTCGACGCCCTGTCGCGGCGGCTGCAGCTGCAGGAGCGCCTGACGCGGCAGGTGGTCGAGGCGCTCGCGGAGAGCCTGCGCCCGATCGGGGCCGCCTGCCGCGTGGAAGCGGAGCATCTCTGCATGTCGATCCGCGGGGCGCGGAAGACCGGGACGCGGGTCGTCACGTCCGCCTACGCGGGACGGTTCAGGACCAGCCCGGCCCTGCGCACCGAGTTCCTGCGTCTCACCGGGGCCCGGGCCCGGTGACCGCCAAGGGGCGCGCCCTCCGGATCATCCCCATGCTCGCGGTGGTCCTCTGCCAGGGCGGCGCCTATCCGGCGCCTGGCGCCGCCGAGCCGAAGGCCGCAGCCCCCGCTCCGGCCGCGGCCCCGCCCGGTCCGATCCTCTCGGCCGCACCGACCCGCAAGGTGCGTGTGGGACTGACCACCGACCCCGTCAAGGTGCGGGTGTCGGCCGACGGAGGGATCGTCGTGCTCGACCCGGTGAAACGGCAGCCGATCTGGAAGAAGCAGTTCGGCGCCGGCATCTACCTCGTCAGCGAGCTTTCGGGCGGCGCCGAGCCGGGGCTGATCTACAGGGTGCAGGTGGCCTCCTTCGCCGACAAGGTCCAGGCGGAGGCCAAGAAGACCGAGATCGAGACCCTGCTGCCGGGGGAGAAGGCGGTCCTGGTCTGGCACCCCGACCGGCGCGCCTGGCGCGTGCGGGTGGGGGAGTTCCAGGCGCGCGAAGACGCGGCGGCGCTGATGCAGCGGCTGATCGAGGAAGGTTTCACCGAGCTCTGGATCTCCGACGAGGGGCGCGCGGTCGCGGGGCGCAGGCGGATCCGCCTGGTCGACGATCGCTGGCGCAACTTCCTCACCGTCCATGACCGGGTGCTGATCCAGCCGGTGCGGGCCGGCTCTCTCCTGAGGTTGGACGAGGGCCAGTACCGGGGCGGGCTGGAAGCGCGCGTCACCCGGGCCGGCAACCTTCAGGTCATCAACGAGCTCGACATGGAGGAGTACCTGCGCGGCGTCGTCCCGAACGAGATGGGACCCGGCGTCTATCCCGAGCTGCAGGCCCTGAAGGCCCAGGCGATCGCGGCGCGCACGTACATGATCGCGAATTTCGGCCTGTTCTCCGAGGACGGTTACGACGTGTGCGACAGCCCGCAGTGCCAGGTCTACAAGGGGGCCGGGACCGAACACCCGCTGACCGACCAGGCGGTGCAGGAGACCCGCGGCCTGGTGCTGACCTACGGCGGCGAGCCGATCCACGCCCTCTACACGTCGACGTGCGGAGGGCACACCGAGGACGGCCAGCTGATCTTCCCGGAGGAGAAGGGGCCCTACCTGAAGGGGGTGCCGTGCTACCCGGAGGTCGAGGCGGAGAGCCGATCGATCTCGGGTCGCTCCTGGATCGACGCCGTCATCCTGGAGGACGGCTCGCCGGTGAGCGAGGAGGCGACCCTCCTCAAGACGCTCGGGATCATCGGTCCCGAGGGGCTGCAGCGATCGTTCCTGATGGCCCCGTCCGAGGCCGACGAGGTCGAGCGCTGGAGCGCCTTCGCGTTCGGCATGCTGGGCAAGACTCCGGTGCAGGACGGACTCAAGGGCATCAACTTCCAGATGCACGACCTCGCCCGGTATATCGTGCGCTCGCTGGGCTGGGAGGAGAAGATCAAGCTGTCTCTCGACGAACGGGATCTGCCCTACCTCCTGGCGTTCAAGGACCGGGAGGAGGTGCCCAAGGAGGCGCAGCGAGCGTACGCGGTCCTGATCCTCGAGGGGATCCTCCAGCCGTTCCGTGACAACACGCTGAGGCCGACCCACCACCCGACCCGGGGGCTGGTGCTGCGACTGCTCTACCGTGTCCTCGACTACTACGGCGTCCTGGACACGACCAAGGCGACCTACCGCGGGCACAACGGCGACACCATCCTTCTGGAGGTGAAGCAGGACGTGAAGGCCCTGCCCCTCAAGAGCGACGCCGCGCTGTATCGTTCGTTCCGCGACGTCTCCTATCCGGCGCCGGGCCTGCCCCTCGCCCTGGGGGACCGCGTGGTGTACCACGCGGCCCGCGACGGAGGGATCGACTATCTTAAAGTGATTGCCAACCAGAGGGGGGTCTCCGACGACCGCTATTCGTCGGCCTTCCGCTGGGAGCAGCGCTACACGCGCGCCGAGCTCGAGGCGCTCGTCGGCAAGCGCATGAATATCGGCCACCTCCAGGACGTCGAGCCGACGCGACGCGGCGTCTCCGGGCGGGTCGTCGAGATGAAGGTCACCGGCAGCCGCGGCACCTTTTACGTTCGCGGGTTCAAGATCCGGACGGCGCTGGGCATCCGCGAGAACCTGTTCACCCTGGACCGCACGCGCGGACCCGACGGCGAGGTCGAGTCGTTCATCATCAGCGGCAAGGGGTGGGGACACGGACTCGGCCTGTGCCAGGTCGGAGCCTACGGCATGGCCCTGCGCGGCAAGTCGTTCGAGGAGATCCTGCACCACTACTACACCGGGGTGGAGATCCAGGCACGCCCGGCGCGCTGATATTGACCGGAGCCGGCCCGGCGGCTCATAATCCGCCGAGTCGTGTTGCAGACTGGCCACTCGGGCGCGCGCGTCACAGGCGGTTGAAACCCCCCTATGGACTCCTCGGAAGGCCCCGGCGACCTGCGCGCCGGCGTCGGCGGTCAGGGCGTGATGGAGTTCCGCGGCAGGCTGAAAGCGCTGAGCTGCGCGGACATCCTTGATTTCCTGCGCGTCCTGAATCGTCCGGGCCTGCTGTCCCTGTCGTGCCAGGGGGCCGCCGTCGGCCTGTACCTGCGGGACGGCCGGATCGTGCAGGCCACCTCCAGCCGCGATGCGGATCGGCTTCCCGAGCTCCTGGTCCGCTGGGGGCTCATCACCTCCGAACAGCACGACCTGGTCATGCGGCGCGCGGCGGCGGGCGAGCGGGTGGCGACGGCCCTGGTCGACGGCGGGGCGCTGTCACCTCGCGAACTCCTGGAGGCACGGCGGCGCCGCGTGGCTCAGATTGCCGTCTCTCCGTTCGAGTGGGAGGAGGGGGAGTTTGCCTTCGCCGAGGGGGAGGCGCCGGCCGACGAGGGAGTGGTGGTCGATCTGTCGATCGGCTCGGTCCTGCTGGAGGGGATCCGGTCGGTGCGCAACACGGCGCTCTTCCGTCAGCGGATGCCGTTCGATGACTGGATCTTCGAGCCGATCCCGGGAGCGGAGGGGCGGCCGGGGGTGTCGCTCGATCCGCACGAGATCCATGTCCTGCGGCTGGTGGACGGGACGAGAAGCCTCGGTGAGATCGGCGCGCTGTCGGAGTTCGGGAAGCCGGAGGCGCTCCGCACCCTCTTCCTGCTCTTCATTCTCGGCTGCCTGAAGGTGAAGGGCCCGATCCAGGCCGAATCCGGGGGCCCGGCGCCATCCGACGGCCTCGATGGGATTCTCGCGCGCTACAACGACATGTTCGGCCTGGTGTACCAGTACCTGATGAGGGAGGTCGGACCGATCTCCGATCATCTGCTGGGACGGGTGCTTCGCGACCTGGAGGGCTCCCATCCGGGTCTGTTCCATCGCGCCTCCCTGGGCGGCGACGGCACGGTGGACGAAGGCCTCCTGATGCGGAACCTCCAGGCGCTCGCCGGTCGGCCGCAGCGCGACACGCTGATCGCGGGGCTGAACGAGCTTCTCTACGGGGAGCTCCTGGTCCTGAGGAAGACCCTCGGCGCGCAGCACGAGGGGCGGATCCTGCGGGCGCTCGAGGACGCCCGGCTCGCGGGGCCCCGGGCGGGGGGGCCCGCATGACGGGCCGCCTGCTCGTGCGGCTCGGCGGGCTTCTGATCGTCGCCGCGGTGGTCTACCTGCCGGCCAGCCGCTTGATCGTGGGGGAGGAGAACTTCAAGGTCTTCCGCAACCTGGCCGGCGCCGGGCTGGTCTGCATGGCCGTCGGTGCCGGGCTGTGGATCGCCGGGCGAGGCATGGCGAGGATCGTCAGCCAATCCTGCCCGCGCTGCGGCCGGCGCGTGGGGCGCGGCAGGGTCTACTGCGAGGATCATCTGCAGGACACGATCAACGAATACCGGGACCAGCAACGGGGCAAGGGGAGTTGAGCGCAGGTGTCCAATCCGGTTGGAGCCGTCCCGGCCCAAGGCCCGGACAGGCTCCTCGTGATCGTCGGCCCGACGGCGGTCGGCAAGAGCGAGCTCGCCATCGCGGCCTGCGAGCGCTTCGCGGGGGAGGTCGTCGGCGTCGATTCGATGCAGGTGTACACCGGGCTGGACCGGGGAACGGCCAAACCGGGCCCGGACGTCCGGCGCCGGGTGCCCCACCACGGCATCGATCTGGCCGATCCCAGGCGGGATTTCTCGCTCGGGGACTTCGTCCGGGCGGGAGGGCTGGCGATCGAATCGATCCGGAGGCGGGGCAGGCTCCCGGTCCTGGTGGGCGGCACCGGCCTCTACCTGCGCGGCCTTCTGAAAGGGATCGTCGCCGCCCCGCGGCGCGACGAGGCGATCCGGGCGCGACTGCGGGACCTGGCGGAGAGACGGGGCACGCCGCACCTGCACCGCCTCCTGCGGCGTGTCGACAGGCAGGCGGCGGCGCGCCTGCCGCCCGGAGACCGCCAGCGGCTGGTGCGCGCCCTGGAGGTGTTCTTCGCGTCGCGCCGCGGGCTTTCCGACTGGATCGGGGAGTCCCCGTTCGGTCCGGATCGCTATGCGTCGGTGAAGATCGGTCTCAGCATGGATCGCGCCGCCCTCTACCGGGTGATCGACGCGCGCGTGGAGCGGTTCTTCGCCGCGGGGCTCGTGGAGGAGGTGCGCGGCCTTCTCGAAGCCGCCTGCCCCGAGACCGCCAACGCCTTCAAGGCTATCGGGTACCATGAGGCGCTCAGGCACCTGCGCGGCGAGATCGGCCTGGAGGAGGCGATCGCCTTGACGCAGCGCAGCACCCGGCGTTACGCGAAGAGACAATGGACCTGGTTCCGGAAGGAGGAGGGCGTGACCTGGTTCACCGTCGACCCGGCCGATCCCGACCGGTTCAGGCCTCCCCTGGCGCACGCCGCCCGCGCTCTCGGCAGAGGGTGAGACCCGTGGCCCCATCCTCGGACAGGCTCCCGGCATGCTGACTCTGGCCAACCAGCTGACGCTCTTCCGCCTGGTGATGATCCCGCTCCTGATCACCCTGCTCCTGAACAATCTCAACGGATGGGCGCTCGCGGTCTTCATCGTGGCCGGGATCACGGATGCGCTCGACGGGATCATCGCGCGGCGCTACAGCCAGAGCTCCAGCCTCGGCGCCTTCCTGGATCCGATGGCGGACAAGC
The DNA window shown above is from Candidatus Polarisedimenticolia bacterium and carries:
- a CDS encoding SpoIID/LytB domain-containing protein codes for the protein MLAVVLCQGGAYPAPGAAEPKAAAPAPAAAPPGPILSAAPTRKVRVGLTTDPVKVRVSADGGIVVLDPVKRQPIWKKQFGAGIYLVSELSGGAEPGLIYRVQVASFADKVQAEAKKTEIETLLPGEKAVLVWHPDRRAWRVRVGEFQAREDAAALMQRLIEEGFTELWISDEGRAVAGRRRIRLVDDRWRNFLTVHDRVLIQPVRAGSLLRLDEGQYRGGLEARVTRAGNLQVINELDMEEYLRGVVPNEMGPGVYPELQALKAQAIAARTYMIANFGLFSEDGYDVCDSPQCQVYKGAGTEHPLTDQAVQETRGLVLTYGGEPIHALYTSTCGGHTEDGQLIFPEEKGPYLKGVPCYPEVEAESRSISGRSWIDAVILEDGSPVSEEATLLKTLGIIGPEGLQRSFLMAPSEADEVERWSAFAFGMLGKTPVQDGLKGINFQMHDLARYIVRSLGWEEKIKLSLDERDLPYLLAFKDREEVPKEAQRAYAVLILEGILQPFRDNTLRPTHHPTRGLVLRLLYRVLDYYGVLDTTKATYRGHNGDTILLEVKQDVKALPLKSDAALYRSFRDVSYPAPGLPLALGDRVVYHAARDGGIDYLKVIANQRGVSDDRYSSAFRWEQRYTRAELEALVGKRMNIGHLQDVEPTRRGVSGRVVEMKVTGSRGTFYVRGFKIRTALGIRENLFTLDRTRGPDGEVESFIISGKGWGHGLGLCQVGAYGMALRGKSFEEILHHYYTGVEIQARPAR
- a CDS encoding DUF4388 domain-containing protein, giving the protein MDSSEGPGDLRAGVGGQGVMEFRGRLKALSCADILDFLRVLNRPGLLSLSCQGAAVGLYLRDGRIVQATSSRDADRLPELLVRWGLITSEQHDLVMRRAAAGERVATALVDGGALSPRELLEARRRRVAQIAVSPFEWEEGEFAFAEGEAPADEGVVVDLSIGSVLLEGIRSVRNTALFRQRMPFDDWIFEPIPGAEGRPGVSLDPHEIHVLRLVDGTRSLGEIGALSEFGKPEALRTLFLLFILGCLKVKGPIQAESGGPAPSDGLDGILARYNDMFGLVYQYLMREVGPISDHLLGRVLRDLEGSHPGLFHRASLGGDGTVDEGLLMRNLQALAGRPQRDTLIAGLNELLYGELLVLRKTLGAQHEGRILRALEDARLAGPRAGGPA
- the folE gene encoding GTP cyclohydrolase I FolE, which gives rise to MRRRPARHPKARRRARAPRRTARRSGPDRGRLLDAARRFLAAIGETGLARDMRKTPARVADAWNGEIVSGYRSDPRRILSRTILAQDHDLVVVRDIPFTSVCVHHLLPFHGTAHVAYLPGDRLVGLSKITRAVDALSRRLQLQERLTRQVVEALAESLRPIGAACRVEAEHLCMSIRGARKTGTRVVTSAYAGRFRTSPALRTEFLRLTGARAR
- the miaA gene encoding tRNA (adenosine(37)-N6)-dimethylallyltransferase MiaA, with the protein product MSNPVGAVPAQGPDRLLVIVGPTAVGKSELAIAACERFAGEVVGVDSMQVYTGLDRGTAKPGPDVRRRVPHHGIDLADPRRDFSLGDFVRAGGLAIESIRRRGRLPVLVGGTGLYLRGLLKGIVAAPRRDEAIRARLRDLAERRGTPHLHRLLRRVDRQAAARLPPGDRQRLVRALEVFFASRRGLSDWIGESPFGPDRYASVKIGLSMDRAALYRVIDARVERFFAAGLVEEVRGLLEAACPETANAFKAIGYHEALRHLRGEIGLEEAIALTQRSTRRYAKRQWTWFRKEEGVTWFTVDPADPDRFRPPLAHAARALGRG
- a CDS encoding threonine synthase, with translation MRSLFDGLECPRCAARRAEGALLCECGSPLLARYRIGRGAFRREDLAGRAPTLWRYAEVLPGVPPITLGEGFTPLVEARRLGAEIGLGSLFIKDEAVNPTGSFKARGMAVAVSVAAARGVRVAAAPSAGNAGAALAAYGGRAGMEVHLFLPETTPRPFILEAQRYGARVRLVPGSIADAGRVMRETLGPSGREGGWFDVSTLREPFRVEGKKTMGYEIAEQMGFSLPDVIVYPTGGGTGLIGMWKAFDEMEGLGWIGPARPRMISVQAAGCAPIVRAFEAGRDAAEAWPDPVTVASGLRVPSSLGDRLMLQAIRASGGTAVAVEDREMIDAAGRIGSREGIDACPEGGASLAAVERLRKRGSIGAEERVVLFNTGTGLKYAG